The genomic window TGTAGACCGTCTTTTCAAGATCAGAATTACCTGGATTCTTTACAAGCAGGGCATCAAAGTCCTGAACAACTTTTTCCAGAATCTGGGACCCTTCCTGCTCTTTATTGTCGGTGGTTACCTTGCTATTCAAGGCCGTTTCGACCTTGGTGCTCTGGTTGCATTCCTTTCCGCTTATGAAAAAATTTATGATCCGTGGAAGGAACTCATGGACTTCTATCAGGTCCACAACGATGCCGGTGTCCGCTACAGCAGAGTTATGGAATACTTTGATACCAAGCCTGAGTTTAAGCTTGAGCCTGAAGGACGTGTGCCTGTAAAACTCAAAGGTAATATTGAAGTCCAAAACCTCGGTTTTACTGTTTCCGGAAACATCAAGTTGCTTAAACAGATCAATATGCAGCTCAAACCCGGAGAGCAAATGGCTCTTGTGGGATTTTCCGGCAGTGGTAAAAGTACGCTGGCTCAATGCGTATCCCAACTATATAAATATACGGGAGGATCGGTAAAGATCGACGGCTATGAAGTCGGAGACCTGACCAAAGCCGATATGGTCCACAACATGGGTATTGTGGCTCAGGCTCCATTTATTTTCTCCGGCACCATCAAAGCCAACCTGCTATACTCCTGCGCAGCGGTTCTTGAAGGTGACCCTGAAGCCGAGAAAAAAATGCCCAGCCGCGATAATATGATTGAAGCGGTGCAGCAGGCCGGTATCTTTGTTGACGTACTCAGGTTCGGACTAAATACTTTGCTCGACCCTGAAAAGGAAACGGAACTTTCCGAACGTCTGGTCAGGGTGCGTAAGAATTTCCACTCCGACTTCGGTGACAGACTCGCCGAACATGTGGAATTCTACAAAGATGGTAAATATCTGGACTTCACTTGTGTGGCCGGAAACATCCTTTTCGGACATGCAAATGATAAAAGTTTCTCCGGCAGAGAACTCGGCAGCAACGATTACTTCCAAAGTTTCCTCAAGGAAGCACAGCTGGAAACACCACTTTTAAGCCTAGGACGAGAGCTTGCAAAGCAGACAGTTGATATTCTGGGTAACTTACCCCCGGATGAAGTCTTCTTTGAACAAAGTCCTATTCCTTCAGAGGAATTTGATGAATACAAGCAACTCACAGCCCGTATTGAAGACACTCCTCTTCTGGAACTTAAAGGCAAAGACCGTGAGATGCTCTTACAACTCGCCTTGGGATTTATTCCCGGCGTTCATAAAATTGTTGCCCTCCCCGCTGTATTGAAAGGCTTAATCCTTGACGGGCGGATGATGTTCAATTCCAGAATTTCTGAAGACAGACCAGAAGCTTTCAGCTTCTACCAGATGACCGA from Marinifilum sp. JC120 includes these protein-coding regions:
- a CDS encoding ATP-binding cassette domain-containing protein; the encoded protein is MITKRPLTYWVKNSNMKLQLILLVVIFFTVAVRLVPLEMQKRIINQAISMRKVDLLFMYCGFYIASVVSASLLKYLITVLQTYIGQEALAKMRKELYAHILTLPLGYFRKANPGMVVSSLVTELAPAGEYVGQSVAVPVTNLLTLIAFAGYMFVLNPIMAGISIALYPLVIYLVPKLQKKSNKANKQRVDTTRNLSSHINETISGIHEIHGNGSYRIENRRYGAFVDRLFKIRITWILYKQGIKVLNNFFQNLGPFLLFIVGGYLAIQGRFDLGALVAFLSAYEKIYDPWKELMDFYQVHNDAGVRYSRVMEYFDTKPEFKLEPEGRVPVKLKGNIEVQNLGFTVSGNIKLLKQINMQLKPGEQMALVGFSGSGKSTLAQCVSQLYKYTGGSVKIDGYEVGDLTKADMVHNMGIVAQAPFIFSGTIKANLLYSCAAVLEGDPEAEKKMPSRDNMIEAVQQAGIFVDVLRFGLNTLLDPEKETELSERLVRVRKNFHSDFGDRLAEHVEFYKDGKYLDFTCVAGNILFGHANDKSFSGRELGSNDYFQSFLKEAQLETPLLSLGRELAKQTVDILGNLPPDEVFFEQSPIPSEEFDEYKQLTARIEDTPLLELKGKDREMLLQLALGFIPGVHKIVALPAVLKGLILDGRMMFNSRISEDRPEAFSFYQMTDFIPSQTILDNILFGKPKTDHPKVQDAINQSMIQLLIEEDLLETVVELGMDFQVGTKGDKLSGGQRQKLAIARTFLKNPPIMIMDEATSALDNRSQNRIQGLLETKWKGKATLISVIHRLDTIKNYDKVAVMKAGKLMEVGPYDELMAKKGLLYELVHGAH